In Chryseobacterium sp. C-71, the genomic window CATTACGAACAAGACTGTTATGTGGTAACGGTTGAATTAAAAGTAAACTATCTGCGTCCTGCGATTGGCGATGCGTTAGTTTCAAAAGCGTATGTCGTGAAAGGCGGAGCTAAAATAAGCGTAATTCGCACAGAAATTTATACGGTGAATGAAGACCATTCCTCAGAAAGCCATGTCGCAACTTCTTTGGTCACGATGATGAAGATCAAGTAAAATTAAAGCAGACTTTTGAAATAAATCTTGTCAAGACTGTCAAAAATAAATCTTTAACAAATTTTTCAAAACATTTTTCTTTACCCCAACCCTAAAGGGTGGAAAAATATCTTGAAAAATTTCATCAAAATTACTCCCTTTAGGGTTGGGGTGATTAATTTTGATGAAAATTTTGGCAGACTGAAAATTAAATTTAAAAATAAAAAATATGAACATTATTATCCGACTTTTCATTACAGCAATCGTAGCCTTCGTGCTTACAAAAGTGCTTTCAGGCGTGCAATTCGACGGTTTCACCGGAGCCGTTATTTTTGCCATCGTTTTAGGAATTTTAAATCTTATTTTAAAACCGATTTTAAGCCTTTTTGGGCTTCCGTTGACGATTATTACTTTAGGTTTATTTGCTTTGGTTATTAATGCAATAATTATTTTGGTGGCAGATTATTTTATAGATTCCATGAATGTTGATGGTTTTTGGTGGGCTTTTATTTTCAGTATTTTGCTGTCCATCATTACTTCAATTGCCAACTCGATGTTTGCAGATAAGGATTAAATTAGGAATTGTTTTTAATTAATTATAGTCGTCAGTTTTTCAACTGACGATTTTTTTGTGATATTTCCAATCAATTATTTTTTTTGCATATCCGTTGTTTATCATAGTTCTTAATTTAACGCAAGGTAAAACAAGGAATTTTTAAATAATACTCGTTTTTAGGTTATACAAA contains:
- a CDS encoding PaaI family thioesterase, coding for MTDSFNRSETLKFYNAQLLEVETDFVSIKIPKMEMMTRTAGMFNGAMIASLVDVSSGYAAVSHYEQDCYVVTVELKVNYLRPAIGDALVSKAYVVKGGAKISVIRTEIYTVNEDHSSESHVATSLVTMMKIK
- a CDS encoding phage holin family protein, yielding MNIIIRLFITAIVAFVLTKVLSGVQFDGFTGAVIFAIVLGILNLILKPILSLFGLPLTIITLGLFALVINAIIILVADYFIDSMNVDGFWWAFIFSILLSIITSIANSMFADKD